Proteins from a single region of Dyadobacter fanqingshengii:
- a CDS encoding cation-translocating P-type ATPase produces the protein MQTFFQLSAADVISSLKTSASGLKSDTVVNLRNEFGENVLQEAKRKSKLSILIGQFKDVMILILIVAAAISFMVGEHTDAYVILAIILGNAWMGYSQEYNAEQSVKMLQKMSAQFAIVIRDNNPLKIEASQLVPGDLILLEAGDIVPADARLIQVSSLKTDEASLTGESHSIEKITEPIKEGDIVPGDQLNMVFKGTVVSNGSAQAVVTAIGMNTEIGKIAGMMEASSQKTPLQKRLAVFSKQLAVIVLVICLTVFGLGLLRGEPPFAMFLTALSLAVAALPEALPAVITIALAQGARRMVSQNALMRKLPAVETLGSVTYICSDKTGTLTQNIMTVESILAVEGKEELLGYAMMLNNDVRFSADKELLGDSTETALVKYAIDKGKTKEEADQKFPLLEKLPFDSERMRMGTLHKYGDKWILFVKGAPIKMLESVSEKHKNQTDGWLAQNRKWAADGLRVLFFAYKIFEKDPGRITSDEENELEFLGMAAMIDPPREEVIEAIKECKSAGIKTVMITGDQPLTATAIAQRLGMIEEGSQEVRAGSDLEKLTEEEFKSVTKHVAVYARVSPEQKLNIVKALQNNGEFVAMTGDGVNDAPSLKQSDIGIAMGITGTDVSKEASDMILLDDNFATIVKAVREGRRIYENIKKFIVYVLSCNLGEILVIFFAPIIGFAIPLLPIHILWINLVTDGLPGIALVAEPAEKDIMNRPPRPPKENLFAGGLVLRIVLIGIIMTFAALFIQWWCINENYDVKTQQTAVFTTLCFVQLGNALSVRSTYHSIFSRDIFANRGMWGAIILTIMLQMLIVYVPFLDTVFKTTPLSWHIMLIVIITTVVCIILIELVKLMNKK, from the coding sequence ATGCAGACTTTTTTCCAGCTTAGTGCAGCAGACGTCATAAGTTCTCTAAAGACTTCCGCTTCGGGTTTAAAAAGTGATACAGTTGTAAACCTTCGAAATGAATTTGGGGAGAATGTATTGCAGGAGGCCAAACGAAAAAGTAAACTGTCCATCCTTATTGGTCAGTTTAAGGATGTTATGATTTTGATACTGATTGTCGCTGCCGCCATTTCATTTATGGTTGGCGAGCATACAGATGCATACGTTATTCTGGCCATCATTCTCGGTAATGCCTGGATGGGTTACTCGCAGGAATATAATGCAGAGCAATCAGTAAAGATGTTACAGAAAATGTCGGCACAGTTTGCGATCGTGATCCGCGACAATAACCCTTTAAAAATTGAAGCAAGTCAATTAGTCCCTGGTGATTTAATTCTACTGGAAGCCGGTGATATTGTCCCTGCCGATGCAAGGCTTATCCAGGTGAGTTCTCTTAAAACGGACGAAGCATCGCTTACCGGCGAAAGCCATTCAATAGAAAAAATAACCGAGCCAATAAAAGAAGGGGACATTGTGCCTGGTGACCAGCTCAATATGGTTTTCAAAGGAACGGTTGTGAGTAATGGTTCTGCCCAAGCGGTCGTCACTGCCATTGGTATGAATACCGAAATCGGTAAAATTGCAGGTATGATGGAGGCAAGTTCTCAAAAAACGCCCCTCCAGAAAAGGCTAGCTGTTTTTAGTAAGCAACTGGCGGTTATTGTTCTAGTGATTTGCCTAACCGTTTTTGGTCTTGGCTTGCTCCGTGGCGAGCCACCATTTGCCATGTTTCTTACCGCATTGTCGCTGGCTGTTGCTGCGTTGCCAGAGGCATTGCCAGCCGTTATAACAATTGCGCTTGCCCAGGGGGCCCGCCGAATGGTGAGCCAAAATGCATTGATGAGAAAATTGCCGGCGGTTGAAACGTTAGGGTCAGTCACCTATATATGCAGCGATAAAACCGGGACGCTTACCCAAAACATCATGACGGTAGAAAGTATCCTTGCTGTAGAGGGCAAGGAAGAACTTTTGGGCTATGCCATGATGCTCAATAATGATGTGCGATTTTCCGCAGACAAAGAACTGTTGGGCGATTCCACAGAAACAGCATTGGTAAAGTATGCCATAGATAAGGGCAAAACAAAAGAAGAAGCAGATCAAAAATTCCCGCTGTTGGAGAAGCTGCCATTCGATTCAGAGCGCATGCGGATGGGCACCTTACATAAATATGGGGACAAATGGATTTTGTTTGTAAAAGGTGCCCCAATAAAAATGCTAGAATCGGTATCTGAAAAACACAAAAATCAGACTGACGGATGGCTCGCGCAAAACCGTAAGTGGGCGGCAGATGGCCTTCGGGTTCTATTTTTTGCTTACAAAATTTTTGAAAAAGATCCTGGCAGGATAACCTCAGATGAAGAGAATGAACTTGAATTTTTGGGGATGGCAGCCATGATTGATCCGCCCCGCGAAGAAGTCATAGAAGCCATTAAAGAATGTAAATCCGCGGGTATAAAAACTGTAATGATAACCGGCGACCAGCCACTTACTGCCACAGCCATCGCCCAACGCCTGGGGATGATTGAAGAAGGATCCCAAGAGGTCAGGGCAGGCTCTGATTTAGAGAAGCTGACGGAAGAAGAATTTAAGAGTGTGACGAAACACGTTGCTGTATATGCCCGTGTGTCGCCAGAGCAGAAATTAAATATTGTAAAAGCTTTACAGAACAACGGTGAGTTTGTTGCCATGACTGGCGATGGCGTAAATGATGCACCATCCTTAAAGCAGTCAGATATCGGGATTGCAATGGGGATAACTGGCACTGATGTATCGAAGGAAGCATCTGATATGATTCTGTTGGATGATAATTTTGCCACCATTGTGAAAGCCGTTCGGGAAGGTAGGCGTATTTACGAAAATATTAAAAAGTTTATTGTTTATGTGCTTTCGTGTAACCTGGGTGAGATCCTCGTAATCTTCTTTGCCCCAATTATTGGGTTTGCTATTCCACTGCTCCCCATACACATTCTCTGGATAAATCTGGTGACGGATGGCTTGCCTGGGATTGCGCTGGTGGCAGAACCAGCCGAAAAGGACATTATGAACCGTCCGCCCCGTCCACCTAAGGAAAATTTATTTGCAGGTGGTTTAGTTCTTCGTATCGTACTCATAGGAATCATCATGACATTTGCTGCACTCTTCATTCAGTGGTGGTGCATAAATGAAAATTACGATGTAAAAACACAACAGACCGCAGTATTTACAACTTTGTGTTTTGTGCAACTAGGTAATGCACTTTCTGTGCGCTCTACATATCATTCTATATTTTCCAGAGACATATTTGCTAACCGGGGGATGTGGGGAGCAATAATCCTTACCATAATGCTTCAAATGCTGATTGTGTATGTGCCGTTTTTGGATACCGTTTTTAAAACAACACCATTAAGCTGGCATATTATGCTAATAGTGATAATTACAACTGTTGTTTGTATTATCTTAATTGAGTTGGTTAAGCTTATGAATAAGAAATAA
- a CDS encoding NADPH-dependent FMN reductase: MKNYNIAVIVGSLRKESYNLKTANALIALAPESLSLEILDISDLPMFNEDLEATPPNEWEEFRRQIRSADGLLFLTPEYNRSVPAVLKNAIDVGSRPYGQNSWNGKPGAVVSVSIGNISGFGANHHLRQSLVFVNVPTMAQPEAYIAEATGLFDENGSLINDSTKSFLTDFMVAFEQWVTTHATKN, from the coding sequence ATGAAAAATTATAACATTGCAGTTATCGTAGGAAGCCTTCGCAAAGAGTCCTACAATTTAAAAACTGCGAACGCACTGATTGCCCTTGCGCCGGAATCTCTGAGTCTTGAAATATTAGATATTTCAGATCTTCCAATGTTTAATGAGGACCTGGAAGCAACACCGCCAAACGAATGGGAAGAATTTCGGCGGCAAATCAGGTCTGCCGATGGCCTTTTATTTCTTACGCCAGAATATAACCGTTCGGTACCTGCTGTTTTAAAAAATGCTATTGACGTGGGCTCGCGTCCATATGGGCAAAATTCCTGGAATGGAAAACCAGGAGCAGTGGTAAGCGTTTCGATTGGAAATATTAGTGGTTTCGGTGCTAACCATCACCTACGCCAGTCACTTGTTTTTGTTAATGTACCCACCATGGCACAGCCCGAAGCATATATAGCTGAAGCAACAGGGTTATTTGATGAAAACGGAAGTCTCATTAATGATTCTACAAAGAGCTTTCTGACTGATTTTATGGTAGCCTTTGAGCAATGGGTTACCACGCATGCCACAAAGAATTAG
- a CDS encoding DUF2490 domain-containing protein has translation MCRFFLFYLLSFTALCQQTYRAGTTTQFNVNFKVGKALKLNTKFESRQILSQKEMDKSPNHRFQYERTDLTLLLTTKLSINNIIGGGYMIRLEDNTYYHRIIQQFNNVRKFEWFSIAHRVLADETFTNHGLSNFRISYRIGIQKPLNGQYIDPKEFYAKVNNDFLGIWSRDESDFEIGILPTLGYTATANNKIELGVDYRVNELRKNSITQQFWVTLGWFISI, from the coding sequence ATGTGCAGATTTTTCCTCTTTTATTTATTATCCTTTACAGCATTATGCCAGCAAACATATCGGGCCGGCACAACTACTCAATTTAACGTAAACTTTAAGGTTGGCAAAGCTTTAAAGCTTAATACAAAATTTGAGTCTCGTCAAATCCTATCGCAGAAAGAAATGGATAAGTCTCCCAACCATAGATTTCAATATGAGCGCACTGATTTGACTTTGCTGCTTACTACTAAATTGTCTATTAATAATATCATTGGAGGTGGTTATATGATAAGGTTAGAAGATAATACGTATTATCACCGGATCATTCAACAATTTAATAATGTGAGGAAGTTTGAATGGTTTAGTATAGCACACCGAGTCTTAGCCGACGAAACTTTTACCAACCATGGACTTAGTAACTTCCGGATAAGCTATAGGATCGGGATACAGAAACCGCTTAACGGTCAATACATCGATCCAAAGGAATTTTATGCAAAGGTCAACAATGACTTTCTTGGTATTTGGTCACGTGATGAATCCGACTTTGAGATCGGCATTTTACCTACCCTAGGATATACTGCTACCGCTAATAATAAAATAGAGCTTGGGGTGGACTATCGGGTAAATGAGCTAAGAAAAAATAGCATAACCCAGCAATTCTGGGTAACGCTTGGATGGTTCATTAGTATATGA
- a CDS encoding DUF417 family protein produces MINKLLSYAAGLQATGINAARWGIVIVMLWIGGLKAFQYEAAGIVPFVANSPFMNFFYKYDAPEYKQHMNKEGELKPENVAWHQANHTYIFSYGLGTVIILIGFLVALYPVFPAVSAFGSFLVIMMSIVTLSFLITTPETWVPSLGDAEYGFPYLSAAGRLVIKDIIMLGAGIATMAQAARKYLTAQQTSG; encoded by the coding sequence ATGATAAATAAACTATTATCCTATGCGGCCGGGTTACAAGCGACCGGCATTAATGCTGCCCGATGGGGTATTGTGATTGTAATGTTATGGATTGGCGGTTTGAAAGCTTTTCAATATGAAGCTGCCGGCATCGTGCCGTTTGTAGCCAATAGTCCATTTATGAACTTCTTTTATAAATACGATGCGCCAGAATATAAGCAGCATATGAATAAGGAAGGTGAATTAAAGCCCGAAAATGTCGCATGGCATCAAGCCAACCATACTTATATTTTTTCTTATGGGTTGGGCACAGTAATCATTCTGATTGGCTTTTTGGTAGCGCTGTACCCGGTATTTCCCGCAGTCTCAGCATTTGGAAGTTTTCTTGTTATCATGATGTCAATTGTCACATTGTCATTTCTGATTACCACACCTGAAACCTGGGTGCCATCACTTGGTGACGCCGAGTATGGGTTCCCTTATCTGAGTGCAGCAGGGCGACTTGTGATTAAAGATATTATCATGCTTGGTGCAGGGATTGCTACGATGGCCCAGGCCGCCAGAAAGTATTTAACCGCACAGCAAACGAGCGGGTAG
- a CDS encoding efflux transporter outer membrane subunit: MYKKHLKRLVLFCLLGLLLCCCNIVRPYQKPLTAPGNLYRDVVTADTSGLGQLPWNRLFTDTTLQSLISRGIKNNLNLQIAYTRIEQSRAYYEQSRAALFPTVIGDLGVTRSKLSEAQGFGIRNSATQYQLGLSSGWEADIWGKLRSTKRANLALLLQSEAGAKAVQTNLVADIANYYYALLALDQQLAITRQTVSNWDTTVQTMRELKIAAVVTEAAVVQSEAQRYVAEVTIPDLIQSTRETENALSILLAVPATSVRRGTLWDQDTLDVLQTGVPALLLANRPDVQQAELNFRYYFELTNVARTYFYPALTISGSVGYSALQLENFLKPISLAASIGAGLTQPIFNRRANITRLEVAKAQQKEALLNFENVLLTAGQQVSDAMSLHNTALDKIAIRSYQLEALQKSVSYSGELLQNGFANYNEVITARQSLLQAELGSINDQLQRLQSVVNLYRSLGGGWASP, encoded by the coding sequence ATGTATAAAAAACATTTAAAGCGACTAGTTCTGTTTTGTCTGCTGGGTTTGCTGCTTTGCTGTTGTAACATTGTCAGACCCTACCAGAAACCGCTAACAGCACCCGGTAACCTTTACCGAGATGTGGTCACGGCCGACACAAGCGGGCTCGGCCAGCTTCCCTGGAACCGGCTCTTTACCGATACGACTTTGCAAAGCCTGATAAGTCGGGGAATTAAAAACAACCTGAACCTGCAAATCGCTTATACACGTATTGAGCAGTCCAGGGCCTATTATGAACAGAGTAGAGCAGCATTATTTCCAACCGTTATCGGAGATCTTGGCGTGACGCGTTCAAAGCTTTCGGAAGCTCAGGGCTTTGGTATTAGAAACAGTGCGACCCAATATCAGCTGGGATTATCTTCTGGCTGGGAGGCGGACATTTGGGGGAAACTACGAAGCACAAAACGCGCTAACCTAGCACTTCTATTGCAATCGGAAGCAGGTGCGAAAGCTGTACAAACAAACCTGGTGGCCGATATTGCCAATTATTATTATGCACTGCTGGCCTTGGATCAGCAGCTAGCCATTACAAGGCAGACTGTGTCCAATTGGGATACGACGGTGCAGACCATGCGTGAACTGAAAATAGCAGCCGTAGTTACCGAGGCGGCTGTGGTGCAAAGCGAAGCGCAGCGTTATGTAGCAGAAGTGACAATTCCTGACCTGATCCAGAGTACAAGGGAAACAGAAAACGCGCTAAGTATTCTACTTGCCGTTCCAGCCACGTCCGTCAGACGCGGCACGCTTTGGGATCAGGATACGCTTGATGTATTGCAAACGGGTGTTCCCGCGCTGCTGCTGGCAAATCGCCCTGATGTGCAACAGGCAGAACTTAATTTTAGATATTATTTTGAGTTGACTAATGTGGCGAGGACTTACTTTTATCCGGCATTAACAATCTCCGGCTCGGTGGGTTATTCGGCTCTGCAACTGGAAAACTTTCTTAAACCAATCTCCCTTGCGGCAAGCATCGGCGCGGGACTGACCCAGCCGATATTCAACAGACGCGCCAATATAACCCGCCTGGAAGTTGCCAAGGCCCAGCAGAAGGAGGCGCTGCTCAATTTTGAGAATGTGCTGCTTACAGCCGGACAACAAGTGTCGGATGCCATGTCGCTACACAACACTGCCCTTGATAAAATAGCGATCCGCAGCTATCAGTTGGAAGCATTGCAGAAATCGGTTAGCTATTCAGGCGAGCTACTCCAAAACGGTTTTGCCAACTACAACGAGGTCATTACGGCCCGACAAAGTTTGTTGCAAGCGGAGCTTGGAAGCATTAATGACCAATTGCAACGGTTGCAATCAGTGGTTAACTTATACAGGTCGTTGGGAGGAGGTTGGGCTAGTCCCTGA
- a CDS encoding efflux RND transporter permease subunit: MFNRFIDQPVLSTVISVLIVILGVLGLISLPIAQYPEIAPPTVVVSTSYQGANADVVLNSVIVPLEEQINGVEDMTYMTSSAGNDGTARITINFKLGTNPDLASVNVQNRVARATALLPQEVTRSGVTTAKSQSSNLVIFSLYSENPAYDQTFLQNYAEINLVPLIKRVSGVGEANAFGRMDYSMRIWLKPDVMATYGLVPSDVSTALAEQNIEAAPGQFGEQGLQSFQYVIKYSGRLKDAGEFEEVVIKATPSGQVLRLKDIARVELGAMSYASSTTTNSNPSVGVSISQTAGSNAKEVIEGSLQVLDNAAKSFPSGIKYVTLINANDFLDASIEKVIHTLIEAFILVFLVVFIFLQDFRSTLIPAIAVPVAILGTFFFLLLFGFTINLLTLFALVLAIGIVVDDAIVVVEAVHAKLDEGYTSALKATKDAMSEISGAIISITLVMAAVFLPVSFIEGSSGVFYKQFGLTLAIAIMLSAVNALTLSPALCAIFLKPHKEDTSHKKNILQRVYGWFNRTFDKTIQRYKQAVSFLIAKKWVAGLIIAVFAGLFYYLMQTTPSAFVPNEDTGSIMADIALPPSASTERTEAIMKQVEAIARSIPEVQNILKITGRGMISGVGSNYGMVVMRLKPWSERGGEGQDVQALIGKLFAKTGGIRDAKIIFFAPPTISGFGSSGGFEFQLQDKSGSDIALFSKIGNDFLAALSKRPEIQYASTAFNVNFPQYQIDVNVAKAKVAGITVNDIMSTMQGYYGGVYASNFNQFGKQFRVMYQAEAASRANPEGLSNIYVRNANGQMAPITGFITMKRVYGPQSISRFNLFTSIGVTGSPNPGFSSGDAIAAIQQVAAEVLPQGYGYEFSGMTREEISAGGQTVFVFMLVIVFVYLLLSAQYGSYILPFAVLLSLPIGLAGTFLFASLFGITNNIYLQITLVMLIGLLAKNAILIVEFAVERRRHGMSLVEAAVEGAQARLRPILMTSFAFILGLVPLMLSTGAGAIGNRSIGTGAVGGMLVGTLIGVFVIPVLYIVFQSLQEMISGPPKPITEQVQDDH, from the coding sequence ATGTTCAATCGATTCATTGATCAGCCAGTACTGTCTACAGTCATTTCCGTTCTTATTGTCATCCTTGGTGTATTGGGGCTAATTTCCCTGCCTATTGCGCAATATCCTGAGATCGCTCCGCCTACTGTCGTTGTCTCCACATCATATCAGGGTGCCAATGCGGATGTGGTGCTTAATAGCGTGATTGTGCCATTGGAAGAACAGATCAACGGCGTGGAGGACATGACTTACATGACATCTTCGGCTGGGAATGATGGCACAGCGCGGATTACAATCAACTTTAAGCTAGGCACAAACCCCGACCTTGCATCTGTAAATGTGCAGAATCGCGTCGCGCGGGCAACTGCGCTCTTGCCGCAGGAAGTCACGCGCTCCGGTGTAACGACGGCCAAAAGCCAAAGCAGTAACCTTGTGATTTTTTCCTTATACAGCGAGAATCCCGCCTATGATCAGACATTTTTGCAAAACTATGCGGAGATAAACCTGGTGCCCTTAATTAAGCGCGTATCAGGGGTTGGAGAGGCGAATGCGTTCGGACGTATGGATTATTCCATGCGGATCTGGTTGAAACCGGATGTGATGGCAACTTATGGGCTTGTCCCTTCGGATGTCAGCACTGCACTGGCAGAGCAAAATATAGAGGCTGCCCCCGGTCAGTTCGGTGAACAGGGCTTGCAATCCTTTCAGTACGTGATCAAGTATTCGGGCAGGCTCAAAGATGCAGGCGAGTTTGAAGAAGTGGTCATCAAGGCCACGCCAAGTGGTCAGGTATTACGGCTCAAAGACATTGCCCGCGTGGAGCTGGGCGCTATGAGCTATGCCAGCAGTACGACAACCAATAGCAACCCCTCGGTAGGTGTATCCATCAGCCAAACAGCGGGCTCCAATGCCAAGGAAGTGATTGAAGGAAGTTTGCAGGTATTGGATAATGCCGCCAAATCGTTCCCTTCCGGTATTAAGTACGTCACGCTGATCAATGCAAACGATTTTCTGGATGCATCCATTGAAAAGGTGATCCATACGCTCATTGAAGCATTCATTCTGGTGTTTTTAGTAGTTTTTATTTTCCTGCAAGATTTTCGGTCTACGCTTATTCCCGCTATTGCTGTTCCGGTGGCTATTCTGGGCACTTTTTTCTTTCTGCTGCTTTTTGGGTTCACGATTAACCTTTTGACATTGTTTGCATTGGTCTTGGCCATTGGGATTGTCGTTGATGATGCCATAGTCGTGGTGGAAGCCGTTCATGCTAAACTGGACGAGGGATACACATCCGCGCTCAAAGCCACAAAAGACGCCATGAGTGAAATTTCGGGAGCCATCATCTCAATCACCCTTGTGATGGCGGCGGTATTTCTGCCGGTAAGTTTTATCGAAGGCTCATCCGGGGTGTTTTACAAACAATTTGGCTTGACGCTCGCCATTGCGATTATGCTCTCTGCTGTCAATGCACTCACGCTCAGTCCTGCATTGTGCGCTATATTTTTAAAACCGCATAAAGAAGATACAAGCCATAAAAAGAACATTTTACAACGTGTTTATGGCTGGTTCAACCGCACATTTGACAAGACAATCCAGCGCTACAAACAAGCCGTTTCATTCCTGATTGCGAAGAAGTGGGTTGCGGGATTGATCATTGCCGTGTTTGCCGGCCTGTTTTATTATCTGATGCAAACCACCCCTTCTGCATTCGTGCCTAATGAAGATACTGGCTCTATCATGGCTGATATTGCCCTGCCACCTTCGGCATCGACGGAAAGAACAGAGGCCATCATGAAGCAAGTCGAGGCAATTGCGCGTTCGATCCCGGAAGTACAGAATATATTAAAAATTACAGGTAGAGGGATGATCAGCGGAGTTGGAAGCAACTATGGGATGGTTGTAATGCGGCTGAAACCCTGGTCTGAGCGTGGAGGGGAAGGACAGGATGTTCAGGCTTTGATTGGAAAATTATTTGCAAAAACAGGCGGGATCAGGGATGCCAAGATCATCTTTTTTGCACCTCCGACCATTTCAGGGTTTGGCTCATCGGGCGGGTTTGAGTTTCAGCTGCAAGACAAAAGTGGAAGTGACATTGCCCTATTCTCTAAAATTGGCAATGATTTTCTGGCAGCATTAAGTAAGCGGCCTGAAATTCAGTACGCGTCCACTGCATTCAATGTGAATTTTCCGCAGTATCAGATCGATGTGAATGTGGCCAAGGCAAAAGTGGCAGGCATCACTGTCAATGACATCATGAGCACGATGCAGGGCTATTACGGCGGCGTGTATGCATCTAATTTCAATCAGTTTGGTAAACAATTCCGGGTCATGTACCAGGCCGAGGCTGCTTCGCGGGCTAATCCCGAAGGGCTCAGCAACATTTATGTCCGCAATGCAAACGGCCAGATGGCGCCTATTACGGGCTTTATCACCATGAAGAGAGTGTATGGGCCTCAGTCAATTTCCAGGTTTAATTTATTTACTTCTATTGGTGTTACCGGTTCGCCCAATCCAGGGTTTAGCTCAGGCGATGCCATTGCGGCCATTCAGCAAGTGGCTGCTGAGGTACTTCCACAAGGATATGGATATGAGTTTTCAGGGATGACCAGGGAAGAGATTTCTGCTGGCGGGCAGACCGTTTTCGTCTTCATGCTGGTCATCGTTTTTGTCTATTTGCTGCTTAGCGCACAGTATGGAAGCTATATATTGCCTTTCGCGGTGCTTCTTTCCCTTCCGATCGGATTGGCAGGCACATTCTTATTCGCCAGCTTATTTGGTATCACCAACAATATTTATCTGCAAATCACACTGGTCATGCTGATAGGGCTTTTGGCAAAGAATGCAATTCTGATTGTCGAATTTGCAGTGGAACGTAGGCGGCATGGGATGTCGCTGGTGGAAGCGGCTGTCGAAGGTGCACAGGCACGGTTGCGTCCGATCCTGATGACCTCTTTTGCTTTTATTCTGGGTTTGGTTCCACTCATGCTTTCAACCGGCGCAGGTGCAATTGGAAACCGCTCCATTGGAACTGGTGCCGTAGGAGGAATGCTGGTAGGAACGCTCATTGGGGTTTTTGTGATACCGGTGCTTTATATCGTATTCCAGTCTTTACAAGAAATGATCAGCGGTCCGCCCAAGCCAATTACAGAACAAGTTCAGGACGATCATTGA
- a CDS encoding efflux RND transporter periplasmic adaptor subunit: MNQRIQLSLTGLSLTFVLFLSCQDKKQGSGNVAEQIKDYPVLTITQRTITLNSEFPATIEGQQDIEIRPKIDGFIEKIFVDEGATVKKGQALFKINAPQYEQEVRTAQANIKIAEADVNAAQMGVNKVKPLVEKNIISKYELESAQFTMQAKQAALAQAFAALSNARTNLGYTTIASPANGIVGLIPYKIGSLVNSNTPEPLTTVSNIGNIYAYFSINEKQVLAFSKNTKGNTTKARIATMPSVSLVLANGAVFAEKGRITTTSGSINTETGSIRVRATFPNPGSIIRSGSSATVRIPSRLDSAIVIPQKSTYEIQGKKFVYRVSADGTVKSAEVGVLDNNDGQFFVAQTGLAVGDKIILEGVASLREGAKVISRPVKADSIYAKNL, encoded by the coding sequence ATGAATCAAAGGATACAGCTCTCACTAACTGGTTTGTCATTGACGTTCGTCCTTTTCTTGTCCTGTCAGGACAAAAAGCAGGGCAGTGGGAATGTGGCGGAGCAAATCAAGGACTATCCGGTCCTGACGATTACACAAAGAACGATCACATTAAATAGCGAATTCCCGGCAACCATCGAAGGGCAGCAGGATATTGAGATCCGTCCGAAAATTGATGGATTTATAGAAAAGATTTTCGTTGATGAAGGTGCTACTGTGAAAAAAGGGCAAGCGCTGTTTAAAATCAATGCCCCTCAATATGAACAGGAAGTAAGGACTGCACAGGCCAATATTAAAATCGCAGAAGCAGACGTCAATGCCGCGCAAATGGGTGTCAATAAGGTGAAGCCATTGGTCGAAAAGAACATTATCAGTAAATACGAACTTGAATCAGCGCAGTTTACCATGCAAGCAAAACAAGCGGCGCTGGCACAGGCTTTCGCTGCGCTTTCCAATGCGCGTACCAATTTGGGCTATACTACCATTGCAAGCCCTGCAAATGGCATTGTTGGCTTAATTCCTTATAAAATCGGCAGCCTTGTCAATAGTAATACACCCGAACCATTAACCACAGTTTCAAACATTGGCAACATATACGCCTATTTCTCGATCAATGAAAAACAGGTTTTAGCATTCTCCAAAAACACGAAGGGCAATACAACGAAAGCCCGGATCGCGACAATGCCATCTGTATCCCTGGTTTTAGCGAATGGAGCCGTTTTTGCTGAAAAAGGCCGGATTACAACGACCAGCGGTTCTATCAATACAGAGACAGGCTCCATTAGGGTGCGGGCAACTTTTCCAAATCCCGGAAGTATTATACGCAGTGGGAGCAGTGCTACTGTCCGCATTCCTTCCCGGCTTGATTCGGCCATTGTCATCCCGCAAAAGTCGACCTACGAAATACAAGGGAAAAAGTTTGTGTACCGTGTTTCGGCAGACGGCACCGTTAAGAGTGCGGAAGTTGGCGTGCTGGACAATAATGATGGACAGTTCTTTGTTGCCCAAACCGGCCTTGCCGTAGGGGACAAGATTATCCTGGAAGGGGTAGCGTCGTTACGGGAAGGGGCAAAGGTCATTTCCAGACCAGTAAAAGCGGACAGTATTTACGCCAAAAACTTGTAG
- the ygiD gene encoding 4,5-DOPA-extradiol-dioxygenase: MTTLAAFKHFTNELPDQQRPMPVLFIGHGSPMNGIEDTAFSRRWIQMAKEIPTPAAVLVVSAHWFTNGTKITAMDFPQTIHDFGGFPPALFAVQYPAPGNPALAKEAAGLIRSAKVELNHDWGLDHGTWTVVRHMYPEAKIPVLQLSIDYTKGPQFHYDLARELMALRKKGVLIIGSGNMVHNLRMVAWDKLSVQGYGYDWALQINEQFKALIQENDHKPLINYSQLGREAALAIPTPEHYLPLMYTLGLKAGKEPVSFFNDQAVGGSLTMTSVKIG; encoded by the coding sequence ATGACAACATTAGCAGCATTCAAACATTTTACAAATGAGCTTCCAGACCAGCAGCGACCGATGCCGGTCCTGTTTATAGGCCACGGCTCACCGATGAACGGCATTGAAGACACTGCGTTTAGCAGAAGGTGGATACAAATGGCCAAAGAAATCCCTACGCCAGCTGCCGTGCTGGTGGTATCGGCGCACTGGTTTACGAACGGCACCAAGATTACAGCAATGGATTTTCCTCAAACAATTCATGATTTTGGAGGATTTCCGCCGGCACTTTTTGCCGTACAATATCCTGCGCCGGGCAATCCAGCACTAGCCAAAGAAGCTGCCGGGCTCATTCGTTCCGCAAAAGTGGAGCTTAATCATGACTGGGGACTTGACCACGGCACCTGGACGGTGGTAAGACATATGTATCCGGAGGCTAAAATTCCAGTGCTTCAACTTAGCATTGATTACACCAAAGGGCCTCAATTCCATTATGACCTGGCAAGGGAATTAATGGCGCTACGAAAAAAGGGAGTGCTGATCATTGGTAGCGGAAATATGGTGCACAATCTGAGAATGGTAGCCTGGGACAAGCTTAGCGTGCAGGGTTATGGATATGACTGGGCGTTGCAAATCAATGAGCAATTCAAAGCTCTGATCCAGGAAAATGACCACAAGCCATTGATCAATTACAGTCAGTTAGGAAGAGAGGCCGCACTGGCCATACCGACTCCGGAGCATTACCTTCCTCTGATGTATACATTGGGCTTAAAGGCGGGAAAGGAACCTGTTTCTTTTTTCAACGACCAGGCCGTTGGCGGTTCACTGACAATGACGTCTGTTAAAATTGGCTAG